A part of Quatrionicoccus australiensis genomic DNA contains:
- a CDS encoding alkaline phosphatase, with protein MPAITRRHLANGMLLASCALVMPVYSAPPVIQGAESVTEWYQQGQKFIRDGEQLSSIRHRAKNVILFVGDGMGISTMTAARILEGQLKGKSGEENRLFFETFPHLGLSKTYSWDQQTSDSAPTMTAMATGYKAREAMLSVDHLTSRGECDAARIAAHSLPTILEQAAAAGKASGIVSTARITHATPAALYAHTAMRDWEHDGLVAAACAGVAEPVKDIARQLIELSPAVRKSLKVALGGGREYFRHNSQNDPEDANRKGLRTDGRDLTAEWSSTRDGNARFVFDAAGFAAVTPTNTDYLLGLFERSHMEYEADRSSDTAGEPSLSEMTEKAIALLAKNKEGYFLHVEGGRIDHAHHAGNARRALLETIELAKAVRTASALSDPRDTLIIVTADHSHTFTIAGYPHRGNNILGLTSEVPSTDGTPPSPAKADDGRPYTTLGYHNGPGAATPRNKDLAGVDTTALDYLQQALIPLKSETHAGEDVAIFARGPKAYLVHGSMEQNWIYHVMKAAFGF; from the coding sequence ATGCCCGCAATCACTCGCCGACACCTCGCGAACGGCATGCTGCTCGCTTCTTGTGCCTTGGTCATGCCCGTCTACTCTGCCCCCCCGGTCATCCAGGGAGCGGAATCGGTCACGGAGTGGTACCAGCAGGGCCAAAAGTTCATCCGCGACGGCGAACAACTCAGCTCCATCCGCCACCGGGCAAAGAACGTGATTCTCTTCGTCGGCGACGGCATGGGGATTTCGACGATGACAGCGGCACGTATTCTCGAAGGACAGCTCAAGGGCAAAAGCGGCGAGGAAAACCGCCTGTTTTTCGAGACCTTCCCGCATCTTGGCCTGTCAAAGACCTACTCCTGGGATCAGCAAACGTCGGATTCGGCACCGACCATGACGGCGATGGCCACCGGCTACAAGGCGCGCGAAGCCATGCTCTCGGTCGATCACCTGACCAGCCGCGGCGAATGCGACGCCGCCCGGATTGCCGCCCACAGCCTGCCGACCATCCTCGAGCAAGCGGCCGCCGCCGGCAAGGCGAGCGGGATCGTTTCCACGGCGCGCATCACGCACGCTACACCAGCCGCGCTCTATGCCCATACCGCAATGCGCGACTGGGAACACGATGGTCTGGTTGCTGCAGCCTGTGCCGGCGTCGCCGAGCCGGTCAAGGACATCGCCCGCCAGTTGATCGAACTTTCACCGGCTGTGCGCAAAAGCCTGAAGGTCGCGCTGGGTGGGGGTCGCGAATATTTTCGCCATAACAGCCAGAACGATCCGGAAGACGCCAACCGGAAGGGCCTGCGTACCGATGGTCGCGACCTGACCGCCGAATGGTCGAGCACGCGCGACGGCAACGCCCGCTTTGTCTTCGACGCGGCCGGGTTTGCCGCCGTCACGCCGACCAACACCGACTATCTGCTCGGCCTCTTCGAACGTTCGCACATGGAATACGAAGCCGATCGAAGCAGCGATACGGCAGGCGAACCCTCGCTCAGCGAAATGACCGAGAAAGCCATCGCCCTGCTTGCCAAAAACAAGGAAGGCTATTTCCTGCATGTCGAAGGGGGCCGCATCGATCACGCCCATCACGCAGGCAATGCCCGGCGCGCCCTGCTGGAGACGATAGAACTGGCGAAGGCCGTGCGGACGGCCTCGGCCCTGAGCGACCCGCGGGATACCCTGATCATCGTCACCGCCGATCACAGCCATACGTTCACGATTGCCGGCTATCCGCACCGCGGCAACAACATCCTCGGCCTGACCAGCGAAGTACCGAGCACCGACGGCACGCCTCCCTCGCCCGCCAAGGCCGACGATGGTCGCCCCTACACCACGCTCGGCTACCACAATGGTCCGGGGGCTGCGACGCCACGCAACAAGGATCTCGCCGGTGTCGACACGACCGCCCTCGATTATCTGCAACAGGCGCTCATCCCGCTGAAGTCGGAAACGCATGCCGGCGAAGATGTCGCCATCTTTGCCCGCGGACCGAAAGCCTATCTGGTCCACGGCAGCATGGAACAGAACTGGATCTATCACGTCATGAAAGCGGCTTTTGGCTTCTGA
- a CDS encoding AraC family transcriptional regulator: MTTIACYQANSRFIPAAYQAAQAIEFVQRQGLDDALLFRGGTLHRAEVGHANRLLTPAEYLHLLDNLALAMPEGETSFLLGEQLLPGHLGPISHALLQAGNLGQALDLLLRYQAWLSPLLAPHLMHLGKQTVLYWTDSYVSTRLRGFVTEMMMSAVSGMSRWLSGERLPWQYSFNRTKPAHIEQYSVHLGSNVRFNAYFDAMAIDNSWLDRPWPRGSALGVGMTKLEADRQIGEHAPRSLLAALYDHLHKHVRMTPTLEQTCSAFGSSPATFKRHLALHGTHFQAELDLVRTHTTLQLIHNHGYSNEQIAAYLGFHDANNFRRSLKRWTGLTPSSLRSEILDPAGKQAC; this comes from the coding sequence ATGACAACAATCGCCTGCTACCAGGCCAATAGCCGTTTTATCCCGGCGGCCTATCAGGCTGCACAGGCGATCGAATTCGTTCAGCGCCAGGGCCTGGACGACGCCCTGCTGTTCCGGGGCGGCACGCTGCATCGCGCCGAGGTCGGCCACGCCAATCGTTTGCTGACCCCGGCCGAATACCTGCATCTGCTCGACAACCTGGCATTGGCCATGCCCGAGGGCGAAACCAGCTTTTTGCTCGGTGAACAGTTGTTGCCCGGCCATCTCGGCCCGATCAGCCATGCCTTGCTGCAAGCCGGCAACCTCGGACAGGCGCTCGACTTGCTGCTGCGCTACCAGGCGTGGCTCAGTCCCCTGCTCGCCCCGCACCTGATGCATCTGGGCAAACAGACCGTGCTCTACTGGACGGACAGCTATGTCAGCACTCGTCTGCGCGGCTTTGTCACGGAGATGATGATGTCTGCCGTCAGCGGCATGAGCCGCTGGCTGAGCGGCGAACGCCTGCCCTGGCAATACAGTTTCAACCGGACAAAACCGGCACATATCGAACAATACTCTGTGCACCTGGGCAGCAACGTACGCTTCAACGCTTATTTCGACGCAATGGCGATCGACAATTCCTGGCTCGACCGTCCCTGGCCGCGCGGCAGCGCCCTCGGCGTCGGCATGACCAAGCTTGAAGCCGACCGGCAAATTGGCGAACACGCGCCGCGCAGTTTGTTGGCAGCCCTCTACGATCACTTGCACAAGCACGTCCGGATGACCCCGACCCTGGAACAAACCTGCAGCGCATTCGGCAGCAGCCCGGCCACCTTCAAACGTCACTTGGCGCTGCATGGCACCCATTTCCAGGCTGAACTCGACCTGGTCAGGACGCACACGACCTTGCAGTTGATCCACAACCACGGCTACAGCAACGAACAGATTGCCGCCTACCTGGGTTTTCACGATGCCAACAATTTCCGCCGTTCGCTCAAGCGCTGGACCGGCCTGACACCATCTTCGCTACGCAGCGAGATTCTCGACCCGGCAGGCAAGCAGGCTTGCTGA
- a CDS encoding cytochrome b/b6 domain-containing protein codes for MNSKRIRLWDLPTRLFHWLLVLAMLGAVVSGQLGGNLIDRHAVIGLFILGLLVFRLVWGVLGSTYARFAQFFPTPGRIRAYLKGEWQGEGHNPLGALSVFALLGLLTVQALTGLFSNDDIAFVGPLFDLVSKDLSNRLTGIHHLIADGLIILVVLHIAAIAFYVRVKKKNLVKPMLTGWQEGEGKSATGGGLVAFVIAVLIAAAAVYGASGVWLPEPPPPPPAAETPSW; via the coding sequence ATGAACAGCAAACGCATCCGTCTCTGGGATCTGCCGACCCGCCTGTTCCACTGGCTGCTCGTGCTGGCCATGCTGGGCGCGGTGGTCAGCGGCCAGCTCGGCGGCAACCTGATTGACCGGCATGCCGTCATTGGTCTCTTCATTCTCGGCCTGCTCGTTTTTCGCCTGGTCTGGGGCGTGCTCGGCTCGACCTACGCCCGTTTTGCCCAGTTCTTCCCGACGCCGGGCCGTATCCGCGCCTACCTGAAGGGCGAGTGGCAGGGCGAGGGGCATAATCCGCTCGGCGCACTCTCGGTTTTTGCCCTGCTCGGACTGTTGACCGTACAGGCCCTGACCGGCCTGTTCAGCAACGATGACATCGCTTTCGTCGGCCCGCTTTTCGATCTGGTGAGCAAGGATCTGAGCAATCGTCTGACCGGCATCCATCACCTGATTGCCGACGGCCTGATCATTCTCGTCGTCCTGCACATCGCGGCGATCGCCTTCTATGTCCGGGTCAAGAAAAAGAACCTGGTCAAGCCGATGCTGACCGGCTGGCAGGAGGGCGAGGGCAAGTCGGCGACGGGCGGCGGCCTGGTCGCCTTCGTCATCGCCGTGCTGATCGCCGCTGCGGCCGTCTATGGCGCCAGCGGCGTCTGGTTGCCGGAGCCACCGCCGCCACCGCCGGCGGCTGAAACGCCGAGCTGGTAG